The genomic segment GTAGTTCAGGAGAAGAGCGGTGCATTCGGAGCTAAAGGTGTATGGAAGTTCCCTACGGGCGTTGCTAATCAAGTGAGTATCATAGGAGAGTCGTCGTGTTACAATTTgttgtctgttttttttcccacaAATGTTTTATATTCTGGAGCTCCACCATGTTCACAGGGCGAGGATATTTGGACAGCCGCCATTCGAGAAGTGAAGGAAGAGACTGATGTATGTCAAATTCCgtggttttaaataaaattatagtgtTCCTTAACTTCAACAAATGTCTTCTTCTGGTCTAACATCTTTGGCTCTGTTTTGGTTCTCAGATTGACACAGAATTCGTGGAAATTTTAGCATTCAGGTAAGAAGTTTCCTTCACTGGCTTCATCTTTCGTTTATATAGATATCTTTACCTTCGGTTTCATGTGAATAATTTATCACGCGAACATTTCCAGAACTCTTTAAATAACACCTGAGATGCAAACTGCATGAGGTACCATATTAAGATTTTGAGAAAACTCTTTACCTCTCTATTAATTAGCTGCTGAGTATGAGTATCATatctacatatatattttctttataaccTTTCATTTGACGAGAATTCAATGTTATAATGTAGAGAATAACCCACCTATGACATGAATTGATATATACTTCCAAAGGTTTTTATGATTTACGTACGTTAATGagtatgttgaaaatattcttggaattatatttcatatatgAAGGGATTAACCCTCAAGATCTACAAGCACAAAAGGGCCCAACAAAGTCTGAtatttattcatgatttttttttcttttgaaataatatagaaaatgaTCCATTAATTAAAGGGGTTTAAAAATATTGAGCAGCTGAAATACTGAATatgtcaagtttttttttctgcaaaccaaaaaaacaaaaactaccctCTTCTTATATTCATCAGAGTCTTTAAACTCGACCAGGTAGTCGACGCGGCTCAAGGCccgggtttcgggttttgaACGGGTCACCAGGTCACCCGGgtcaattctgatttttttaaaaatccaataaacatcgttttagtaaaaaaaaaacaaaagttaacggGTTGCaactagattttaatttttttttttttaaatccggTCCGGTTTCAATCCCGGATTTACCTTCCGGGTTAGatcgggttttaaaattatgatatgatTAATTGATAATTGTGAAGCATGctatatatatcattaaatatttggTATTAAGATGAATatgttagattattattttcGAATTAATTTTTGCTCCATATTCCCTTTTCTTTGAATTGATCTCACTCTCTCTATCCACAGACAAACCCACAAGACATTTTGTGGGAAATCGgacttattttttgtttgtatgtTACGACCACTCTGTTTTGACATCAACAAACAAGATTCAGAGATAAAGGCAGCtcaggtattttttttacttataaatttaGAGAAATTGCTAGATAATTAAGAGTAGCACTCGATCCCTCTCTTGTATAAAAAGTTACTAATAAATCCTACTTCCATAAAAGAGAGAATAACACAACTTCAAAGAACTGAATAATTttgctttaattaatttatcccaaacaaggaaaagaagattCAACACGGTAGAAGTATCAggaattaatttaacaataacattttattgcaattttgACATTTAATGGGTCAGGAGGGGATCGATATATGGATGCTAAAATTAAACACTGGACAGTGGCATGATGCTATTAATTATTCCATGAAACCATTGTTATCTACATCATAAAAGTCATAGCAATATCGAGCATATAGATCTCAATAGATTATACCAATTAGAAGGGATGTTCCCTACTGTCCAAACAATTGGAGTTTTCTTGATGAACAGGCGCGGCAGTAGCTGCCGCTGCCGCTGCCATGCGACAGCGACAAAATCGTCGAATGGTCCTTCGGTTCTTGTAatcgataatttttttcatgcacATACATATATAGTTGCCACTCATGataatttccttcttctttttggcTCAGTGGATGCCGATTGAAGAGTATATGGCCCAACCTTACATACAAAAACATGAGTCATTCAAATATGTTGCTGAAATATGCTCAGGTCAGTCAAAGAGTAGCTGCAGCGGATTTTGCCCGGTGCCTGCACTGTCAACCTCGGGCAAAAAGTCCTACACGTACTTCAACAAACTTCAGCTTCAGAACAAGAAAAACGAGCTAGGGCGTTGAGAGGTTCAGTCATGTTGCGCCGGCGAAGCCTTTCAGGATCGATGCACGCAAAAACTCCATAAGCTTTCTCTTGTTCTTtacgtttttattttattatttccctAATTTCTTAAGCATTACATAAACGCCAATATCTCAATGACAATGCACGTACATGTCGGCAGCTACCAAAGTATTGGTTCAGATGTAAGAAGATCATATATGCTCGTTTAGCATGAGGTCTAGCTATTAACTTCTCGACGAGAAGGGAATATGGATTTAATATATGTGATTTGTAAACCTATTTtctataatgataataataataaagaaaaagctcAAAAAAACGTATATGTCAACTTGATTCAATTGTAACAATGGATaatcaaagtatcattctacTACGTACAGAAAACCAAGCCATAACAAACGTAGGCTTGTttgtatgtttttaatttaatcacaaTATTATTGAAAAGATGTACTCTTTAATTGTGTGGAGACAATTGTTATCTAGCATTTTTATCTTCCTCTTTATACATTAGTtgctctaaaaaaaatttattttagtaaggtaatttatttaataaaaaaacaaaaacaatttgaataaatatagaaaacacTCTATACGATCcgaaataaagattaaaaaaacatttatttatctgattttttatttaactttgcgataacaattcaataaaattctcattgttaaatgaaatatattaataccatgagttatatttttcactgttaaataaaatattttaatgtgaagaattatattttcatgGCCACAGTGGCCAATCGATGGCActctttcttttatcatttttttagtaggttttttttttcatctctgagaattgaaaataaataaattataattttaaattataataaaaaaattaaaattggccTCATATTTTCTATATGTTTTACAtgtaatcttttttctttttattataatttaaaattttatcttataaaactaaatcataaaaaaaaaattaaataagaaaaaagtatgaCGATAAAAGTAGAACAGGGAGCAGCTTATAGAAACAGGGAAGCTGTTAGTTTTTAACCCAAATCTTAGTTATAAAATACTCATGTGACATCATATCAGTTAGGTttggttttaaataaaaaaaccaatcaaattaatttatttttttaatatattcaaaaccaaactgaacctaGGCTTCTCCCTCTCCAGCCTCCACTACCCCCACCAAACCTCCATAACCACACCTTCCACTCCAGTAGTCACCAACGCCCTGATCGACGCTGTCAAGCCCTTATCCGAAAATGAAACGACAATTTATAAGAAGAAAGAACCTTTTTTGCAATAGATAAAATCACTAAAACTAATTCAGCTCGAACCAACgatcggattgagaattataactgtTACCATAAAACTAAATGGTTACATATTTTACgttaaaatctgaatttgacaTTTCCTGGATCATATCATTAAGGCGAATAAGCTTTTATTTGTTGAAAGTAGAGAAACAATCAACTGGGTTACAACAtgccacacaaaaaaataactatgtACTTGTCTTAGTGAAATAATCATCTAACTCATTAAGTCAATGATATTGTTAAATACTTCATAACAAAAATGGTATAGATTTGTAATTCCTTAAGATTTTTACTTTGAACGTCCAAGAAACTTTGATATTATAGAGGAGCTAATCAATCAAAGTATCAAACATAAAAAGTTTTGATGGTATAATCACAAACcacataaataataacaaaaagttCTATGTGACTCTCTAAATATTTCtagctttctttttatatgcgttgattagtttttattttttatagaataaaatcatcatatatctctttatttctctatctgttaaacaaaaaaaaaaaaattgaggcaaCCAGCTTATAATTCaaacaccaaaaatatttttcaatggatTTAAAGATAGAATATAGACAGTCACAACAGAATACATTAATACGTTGTTTCttaattcttttccttttacaAAATATGACTtaagttattatattaatattttaatataagaattattaaaaaaaaaaagttaaggggACAGTTGCCCTAGTGTAGCTCTGCCCTGGACTTAAAGATAATATAAGACAATAACTAAtgattccataaaaaaaaaaaaaactaaaaattttttatttaataatttgatacatttcatttttcttagattttaatTATCGACTCTTATTGACTTATAAAGTGCTAGTAaggtattaaattaatgttaggGATGATTTAATAACCttatttaagattatttaagattttatatgatgtataaataaatatataattagaatttggaattaacctatttttttaggatttataTTAGTCTTTAGTCTCTTTCTTAGTCGGGGTTTAGAACTGGGGTTGAATTTACATATTATATTAGTATGTATTGTCATataacttttataattatataaaaaaataaatattttgtagaAACATTTTTAAGGTAAGACAACATATTTAGTgtttatcaataaattatttttaatacatgtgatggtttttaaaatttaaagatattcttatcggatcaaatattttgacataaaatttttgttttttatatagttatggataatgattatttaagtttttaatgaaagaaagaaattacatGAATTTCATAGGATTGCTGAACAATTTTGTTAATCAAATGATTACCCTGAAAGTTGAAAACATTTTTGAGATTTGCCCATGATTTGACCTTGTGGGCTAAAATCTAGTCTGTATATATCACAGTTTGGACGAGCCAGTGTGAGCCCGTATACCTTATACACGAACAACACCAGATACAATCAATATTTTACTTGCCATGGCTAATCTAGGAAagagcattatatatatatatatatatatatatatatatatatatatatatatatatatattatgagtGATTCAAtcggtttatatatatatcttgattaattttttaaaattttaaaattaataatcatagttatttatgatatttaaattaataattttttaaaaataaacctaTATCCTAAGTATCTCACCCTCATATTAGAGATAACATATTTTATTGCATTGGTGGTGTTCGATTATTTAGCCAGCTGCTTCGGATAGAAGATTTCTGCATCCAAGTGGCAAGTTGGgccattaaaaatcataaagaagCTCAATAAACGACAGATGAAAAGTCAAAGGGTAATAAAACGCAAGCACAGAAAGTCATACCAACAGGCTCTTAAATCCGACCCCCTCAAATATGTGCTATAAAAGAAGACTTCTCATTTATTATCCCTGCATCAAAAGATGGCACCATCTTCCTCTCTGGTATCATTCAAGGTGAGACATAGGGATCCTGAACTGGTTGTGCCGGCAAAGCCAGTCCCATATGAGCAAAAGCAGCTGTCAGATGTAGATGACCAAGAAGCCCTGCGTTATCAAATTTCATTCATCATGTTCTATGACAGTAATAGCAATCCTTGTATGGAAGGAGAAGACCAGGTGAAAATCATTCGAGCTGCCCTAGCAGAAGCACTAGTGTATTACTATCCACTTGCTGGCAGGCTTAAAGAAGGGCCTGGTGGCAAGCTTCTTGTGGATTGCACAGGTGAAGGTGTCTTGTTTCTTGAGGCTGATGCTGACACCACGCTTGAACTACTCGAGGACACTATTCAACCACCGTGCCCATATCTTGATCAGCTTCTTTATAATGTTCCTGGCTCTACAGGAATCGTAGGATGCCCTTTGTTGCTGATCCAGGTTAGTGTATACTTGCCACTGATCTTGAAAAATGCCGACCTTTTCCAGTTTTTTACAGTAAATAGCTTTAGCGAGCTTCCCTGAAATCTGGTATCTAGTAGAATGGTAGTTGGCTTTTAGCATTCCAAGTGGGGTTTGAATTAATCTTGGTCCACAGTCCTGTGGCGGCAACTGTGgcaaaaagatgaagaaatccCCACAGAGtgttcaataaattatttctgGCAGCTAATACCGCCATCCTAATTGAATAAGATGCATAAAAGAGAACCACGTAGACTTTCTGCCACCCACAACCATCAGGTTTCGTTGtagaatattttatgaaaaacaaactCCCTTTTAGATGAATGACTGCATATTCTAATAACCTTTCCCTTCTTCAAATTTGACACGTTTGATACAGCTGTAGCCTGTAGGTGAGGCTTGGCTTTATAGGCTGGGAcctaatcttaaaaaatacccaaaaatcCAAATGTCAGATCCCTACGGCTTCCACAAACACTTGTCAACAGCTATAATCTCAATTAGGTGCATTTTTGGCATCTCGTTCAATTCGAATTTTCAAGgtgatttttaaattgttttttaaagtcatTTTTTCagtgttataaaattaattattgccaacaaaatatttgatcggcttttaagttttattttattaatatataaattaccGATATATTTACCCATGCAAACTTGTTATTGAAAAGTTTCTCgttagaaattttaattttatcaataattcAGTCAATAGaataatttatctataaaaacatACATtcgcataaaaaaatatttaatgaccATATTTTTGTCAGCCGGTCCGTCGATATATATTACCCATAGACTAACCGTACAAAATTAATTGTGTAATTTTCATTTCCCCACCAAAACGAgtagaataatgaaattaattgcaaataataagaaaataatacttaaaacatgtattttaagttaaacaaataaaaaaaaaaaccaatgaatcTAAGAAAAAACCTTCAAACCATCAAGATCAAGTCTCAAGTAGTGGAAGGAAAGAGGAGGAGAGAGAACCATTGCCATTTAAATGAAGAGAGAACATTGTCATCCCCATCAACCACTAATTCTAAATTCAATGTTGCATCAAAATGCGAAGTAAACAATAACTCAAATTAACAACAAGTAATCAAAcctaactaattatatattatttttttaattcaaatttattcaatctaaattaatattatcTAACTATTATCAATTCTATAAAAATTCAACTTTCCTCGAGTCTcttaaaattttcaacttaacaataaaattgataaaatatcattaacattcaTTAAATAGCCCATCATTTATTTTAGGATAACACATctaagttacaaaatcaaactcaatttcttcaaattgcaaacaaatttaatttttcacaaaattcaaacaaaccctaacatacAAATTATACTTCAATACAACAAAGTTGGTTAGGAAAAGGCtgtaaaacacttaaatatacaaacaaactacaaaaaatatcaataaattaacctaaaacatCAATAAGTAGGTTTACTTGATGTAGGGAATATTTAGAAAAGATTAAACTAAGACAT from the Populus nigra chromosome 1, ddPopNigr1.1, whole genome shotgun sequence genome contains:
- the LOC133701902 gene encoding nudix hydrolase 2-like isoform X2 — protein: MSSPTSTVEPLNAVEDRYGGVRVDLVEEQMDCDVYVPRLKASISQWRQQGVKGVWIKLPTRLAHLVEPTVKEGFRYHHAESDYLMLVYWIPETPDTLPANASHTVGIGAFVMNNNREVLVVQEKSGAFGAKGVWKFPTGVANQGEDIWTAAIREVKEETDIDTEFVEILAFRQTHKTFCGKSDLFFVCMLRPLCFDINKQDSEIKAAQVSQRVAAADFARCLHCQPRAKSPTRTSTNFSFRTRKTS
- the LOC133701902 gene encoding nudix hydrolase 2-like isoform X1, with the translated sequence MSSPTSTVEPLNAVEDRYGGVRVDLVEEQMDCDVYVPRLKASISQWRQQGVKGVWIKLPTRLAHLVEPTVKEGFRYHHAESDYLMLVYWIPETPDTLPANASHTVGIGAFVMNNNREVLVVQEKSGAFGAKGVWKFPTGVANQGEDIWTAAIREVKEETDIDTEFVEILAFRQTHKTFCGKSDLFFVCMLRPLCFDINKQDSEIKAAQWMPIEEYMAQPYIQKHESFKYVAEICSGQSKSSCSGFCPVPALSTSGKKSYTYFNKLQLQNKKNELGR